The genome window CGTGAAGCAGTGCAGGGGCAAGAACCTCTTCTTCAGCACTGATGTTGAGAAGCATGTCGCTGAGGCTGACATCATCTTCGTCTCGGTGAACACCCCCACCAAGACCCGTGGGCTTGGAGCAGGCAAGGCTGCTGACCTCACCTACTGGGAGAGCGCTGCTCGCATGATTGCCGATGTCTCCAAGTCTGACAAGATCGTTGTTGAGAAGTCCACCGTCCCTGTCAAGACTGCAGAGGCTATTGAGAAGATCTTGACCCACAACAGCAAGGGCATCAACTACCAGATCCTCTCCAACCCGGAGTTCCTTGCTGAGGGCACGGCGATCGAGGACCTGTTCAAGCCTGACAGAGTGCTTATCGGTGGCCGGGAGACCCCTGAGGGCAGGAAGGCCGTTCAGGCTCTTAAGGATGTGTATGCTCACTGGGTTCCCGAGGACAGGATCCTCACCACTAACCTGTGGTCTGCTGAGCTCTCCAAGCTCGCCGCGAACGCGTTCTTGGCGCAGAGGATCTCCTCTGTGAATGCCATCTCCGCGCTCTGCGAGGCCACCGGTGCCAATGTGTCCGAGGTGGCGTACGCCGTGGGGAAGGACTCGAGGATTGGCCCCAAGTTCCTGAACGCCAGTGTTGGCTTCGGTGGCTCCTGCTTCCAGAAGGATATCCTGAACCTGGTGTACATCTGCGAGTGCAACGGCCTGCCCGAGGTGGCCAACTACTGGAAGCAGGTGATCAAGATCAACGACTACCAGAAGAGCCGGTTCGTCAACCGCGTCGTGGCCTCCATGTTCAACACCGTCGCCGGCAAGAAGATCGCCGTCCtcggctttgccttcaagaagGACACCGGTGACACCAGGGAGACCCCGGCGATCGACGTGTGCAAGGGCCTGCTCGGTGACAAGGCCCAGATCAGCATCTACGACCCCCAGGTGACCGAGGATCAGATCCAACGGGACCTGGCCATGAACAAGTTCGACTGGGACCACCCGATGCACCTGCAGCCGACGAGCCCCACCGCCGTGAAGCAGGTGAGCTGCGTCTGGGACGCGTACGAGGCCACCAAGGGCGCCCACGGGCTGTGCATCCTGACCGAGTGGGACGAGTTCAAGAACTTGGACTACCAGAAGATCTTTGACAGCATGCAGAAACCGGCCTTCGTCTTCGACGGGCGCAACATCGTCAACCCCGAGAAGCTCAGGGAGATCGGCTTCATCGTCTACTCCATCGGCAAACCGCTCGACGCCTGGCTCAAGGACATGCCTGCCGTCGCTTAAGCCACCACCCGATCCCGATCGCCACCGGAGATGGAGGAGTTCGATGAAGAAGAGGAATTGGTTGACCATTCTTTGTTATAGTTTGTTTTTGCAGGAGACGCTACGATTTTCTCTCCTCTCAGGCATAAAGTTGGACGGTGCTGCTAGTATCTCTGTTTCGTCTTTTTCATGTTCGCGACGTCTGTAGATGTATAATCCTCAAGCCTTTGCTGCTCTGCTTGAGGAAATTTCCTTGTATCCATGGACCTGCTATAGCTGGTTGATTCTTCGAATTGTATTCCTAAAGTTACTACAGAAAAGACGTGTTTTGTTGCCCTTGCCAAACAAAACTTGTACTCGTGTTTCGTCGTTTGTGTTACGACAGATAATTCTAGCTTAGTCATCCTCTGATCCTGCGCTATAAGGGACGTGTCTTCTTGTAGATGTAACCTACATGAGCAGAACGTTGGACATTGTCACTGAATTCGACCATAGATTTTCCTTCCATTTCTTTCTGAATTTCTTACGGAGTTGTGACCAAGGTTGTCAATATTCCAATACGTATCTTAGAATCTTACTATCCACAAAGCCAAATCGATCTGTATCGGTCCGTGGATCTTAATTGCAGGATCATGACTGTATTATGTGGATCTTAATTTCAAGATCATGATCCTATGTGTATTATCAAGTGAATTACGTAATATCGTATAAGATTGGTAGGATCAAACATAGGGTCTCAATCCTGACAATATTATTGTTAAAGTTTAAAATTAGGTAATACTTATGATTAACCAGGTTAAATGATTAAATTAtgaataaataatatttaaaatgaaGTTAAATTGAAATTGTTGTGAAAAAGTGCACTCGGATTTACAAAAGTTGACTAATTTATCAAAATCAACATTATATATATCCATTTCTCAGGACACATTACAATCCTTATATCAAATATACGTATTTTTAAAATCTGatagtgtcggtgtatcaggaaccaggggtccctgagtcctgagaccgggccggccatccgccacgcgtcaccactctgcaagataagaagaagctaagtcccgggagaaggtgctcggggccgccgcctctggttcccgagcaccccagttccccgatgatccgcagggTCCAAGTACCGAGAAGGAAgcgctcggaagggttctcgcctaccctcgagtactgtagtcccccgatgatccaaacagtcaagtgctcgggagagagtgctcgaggctgcacgtggcagcccccgaggactcggttccccgaaggtctcaccagagtgctcgggagagagtgctcggggctgcacgtggcagcccccgaggactcggttccccgaaggttcgcgcaagatcgttcgacgacccaaagggtcccctcgccggggtgtcagccagtcaaagacgcgaatgccgcatttaataggcacgcgcggcctgacatcctgacattctcagctgcccacgccccagtgtcagaccctgccatgctctggccggggggcgtgggtccatttaatgcacaggtcccgtcccgtttcacccaggtgcctcgggataatgttgctaaaatcgaagcgctccgcctaccaccctgccctggcagaagaacaagacagggtgggcgcaccgggcacttctatggctgcccggtgggccctcttaatggcgccggaggacatccacagtggcgggtggtcggatgcacgccgtaATTtttcaccgcccctgtcacttcgccaagacggaatgatgacgcctttctccgtggcgccttggtatttacgccccctctttcccattctggataagtcaaggtcggcgcgcctataaaaggaaaggatggagaactcaaGAAGGAGAGAGAGCTCTCGGTAGACATACGGGAAAACAAGGAaaacaaggcaaggaagcccagatcaaaaggcgaagaacatcacaaacaagctaaAGCCAagttagaacacgagagcctcaagctctctgtaggtagctcacccctgtaacagatacatccttgaagaattcccttcaagaagagatataacacacacacaggagtagggtgttacgcccccgtgcggcccgaacctgtctaaaccctggTGCACCCATCtctctcgcactaggacgatcatcttcCACCatcagccactgcatttatttcccgTTCCcattttatttcccagacaaactcattcaggatcatccccccagccgaatctctaaaaaggggtctctcgggatccctgcgacaggagttcatcctccgacagatagAATCATGATTCAACGTCCGATTATGTCAAATAAAAGATCCTCGATGTGACTGCATATTACTATCTCCGTTTCAGTTTCCTTATCACTGTTTTTTCTGTAGCAAATTTAATTGTacgttttttctaaaaataatttatagatacttaaaaattgtatatttatcatgaaacaaacattactaatattatatattttcaagtatctataaatcatttttagaaaaaaaatgtctgataaaatttgctaaaaaagGCAGTGACAAGTAAACCGATTGCCCCTCTATGTCCATGACCTATCCACCGCagaatttttaataatattattttattaaaaaattataaaaataatagctaataAAATTGCAGGAATAGGTAGCTATCGGTACACGAGTACCTATAGGACCGAGTAATGATAGGACATGTCGGTACTCTAAATGCTAACATCCTACGTGGCACTGGGCTCGGGAACCTATCGGTATGCGGAATGTGGACAAAAGGTCTATCGGCATTCCGCGTACCGATATACCCGCAGGTAGACCCCAATAAGGGTGTCACGGTAGCTGCATTCCGTATGGCAACATGACCCATTTtacttgaattttttaaattttttttgaaaaatatcatgttatTATTATTGAGACACCACAAGAGCTCAGTGTATATCATATAAAAGAAGTCAAACTCTATCAAAAATATCAACTACGGCTACACGGAGGCTGTGGCAATAAGGCGCGCGGATGTTGAACGATCGAAAATGTTTATTGTGCAAATAGTTATCTAAACGGTGTCACGAATAGTATTAGTTGTGTAGCACAATCATCATAGAACTTGGCACGGATGTTACATATGGCACCGAAGAGGATAACAAatgttggcatgtacggtacgcctaaagactaacctaatagcgtgctaCTGCTAAATATAACATGTTTTAAGGAATAGAAATAGATCAGGTTATAATAGATACTATTTACTGAGTGCacataggatatttgcccttttgcAGGGCATTGGGGCCCTCAGCTTTAGCGCGACGGGTCCTTTCTagcttccttttcctctctgcttcgcgtgcctCAGCCGCGTTGTGCTCCTTTGTTATCTTCCTTATGCGCTCCTCCTGATGCTTGAGTTGTAGTTTTTCCTGCTATTGCTCGTACTCTCAACATTGGTAAGCTTGTCTCCTCCATCGTATGCTCATGTTGACCCACCGCTTCTAGTCCTCAGTTTGTTCCATGTCCAACCatcccatgaagtcacagataggtggagtaGACtggagaaatgaaagaaaaggggagattagtaagatagtgcatgaaatcatatggaaagtaccacatgagtgatctatgtcattataccagtgggtactcatacgatcAATATCGAGACGGgtcgtactagtagttggcacacatgaagaagcgtttgtcataggtgtaggagatgtcatgGGACTCGCGAAGTCTACAAGGGtcgtcacagaagcacattggttgTTCGACCCCCTAGAGGATGAAAATCCCTCAATATTTCTTGGGTAGGCttagtggagctgaggaagacattacaATTGAGAGAGCttaggaaggagtggtctatctatggttgagggtgaggttatttatggtggttggGGGTTGATGCgtggactgagtgcatgagcATGGCTAGGGGCTAGAGCATGAGAGTATTGTGCACAAAGACAAATGATccgagattccctgtgaaaactaaaaaaaatgtgGTATTAATGCTTGTAAGAGATTCCTTATGAAAGCTGTTTCTTGGTATGATCATTTCATTATGGAAAAGTTTAACAAGGAGTTATTGCTACATCAACACGGAAGGGAGGGAATCCTATGCAAGTATTGGGCTTAGAAAAATcgtattggtagaatgataaatcttTGGCATTAcattgatgaaagtaaagtacatcacatgtAGTACATAATCTACGATaagttacaatggcatgtagtaATCCATCGTTAAATGAAGCATGGTTTATGGAAAGGTATATTGCcgggtgcaagaaaatatctactggGTTGGTGGAAAAGATGGATGCTTCTCATCTAGATATTCTCAACAgatctcttgaaagttgcatccatgaggTAGGACTTACTGCACACGTACCCTTGTGCGAGTTCACATGTCATAAGCCCTGACACAGCCAGTATGCCGCACACGCGTTGTGGAGGAACCTGCATATTACTGTATGTAGTGAGATACTTATCCCATCACTCTTCATTTAGCTCCCGTAGCCTCATCTTTGACCCTTCAACATCCGCGCGCCTCATTGCCTCAACCTTATCGTAGCCATAGTTGATGTTTGCGTACTCGTTTTCATTCGtgtaccattcgtacttgcaccTAGGCTTGTTGTATTGTTAGAAAAGTGGATGAATTAGGTGAAATTCGTAGCATGGTAGTATGTCATGCACACTTACCCCATATCAGTACCAAGCAACTGTTGCGAGCAGGAACTGTTTCTAGCATGTTATTTTACCGCAGTCATACTGTGACATGTGACTCGTGTCCTTCTATCTGAAGCTCGATCTCCCTTTTCTTCTGTTGTgggtcttcatttctctttcaTTCTTTGTTCCCACACTTGAGTCTATCAAGGATATCATGTTATAGCTCGTAATGGACCATCTTGCTCTTACCTTTGTTGGACCCGAACCTTTAACCGGTAGTCATAGAAGGGATTATGTTAGACTgtgttggagatgaagtagcCATGGATTGATTACCCTTATATGCACAAGGGGGGATACTGCCGGAAATTGTTCACTGTGTTCGAGTGAGAGTTATTGTGCGTCTTTCAAAAGCGCCCGCTgatagagagaggagaagggatAAGGTCATGGGCGAGTGTCCAAGCTATAGGTGTAG of Phragmites australis chromosome 3, lpPhrAust1.1, whole genome shotgun sequence contains these proteins:
- the LOC133913352 gene encoding UDP-glucose 6-dehydrogenase 5-like; the protein is MVKICCIGAGYVGGPTMAVIALKCPDIEVVVVDISKPRIEAWNSDTLPIYEPGLDDVVKQCRGKNLFFSTDVEKHVAEADIIFVSVNTPTKTRGLGAGKAADLTYWESAARMIADVSKSDKIVVEKSTVPVKTAEAIEKILTHNSKGINYQILSNPEFLAEGTAIEDLFKPDRVLIGGRETPEGRKAVQALKDVYAHWVPEDRILTTNLWSAELSKLAANAFLAQRISSVNAISALCEATGANVSEVAYAVGKDSRIGPKFLNASVGFGGSCFQKDILNLVYICECNGLPEVANYWKQVIKINDYQKSRFVNRVVASMFNTVAGKKIAVLGFAFKKDTGDTRETPAIDVCKGLLGDKAQISIYDPQVTEDQIQRDLAMNKFDWDHPMHLQPTSPTAVKQVSCVWDAYEATKGAHGLCILTEWDEFKNLDYQKIFDSMQKPAFVFDGRNIVNPEKLREIGFIVYSIGKPLDAWLKDMPAVA